The genome window CAGGCCGTCCAGAAGAAGTTCTACGACCGCCTGCGCCGACCGGTCTCCTATACCGTGGGCGACTGGGTGCTGCTGCGCCTGCGTCATCGGGCAGCCTCCTCCCTTCCCCACGCGCCCAAGGGCAAGCTGAAGCCGCGCTTCGTCGGGCCGTATCAAGTCACAGAGCTCATCAATCCGGTGGCAGTTCGCCTAGCGCTACCTCCGCGTGCCAAGTTGCACGATGTCTTCCACGTCGGCCTTCTCAAGAAGTTCGTCGGCGCCCCACCAGCtacaccacctcctcttccacccACTCACAATGGGGCGGTGATCCCAGAACCGGAGCAGGTTGTTCGGTACAGGTTGGCCAGGGGTATTCAGCAGGTGCTCATCCGCTGGAAAGGGCAGGCCACTACTGATGCTACATGGGAAGATGTCGCCGACTTCCGCGACAAATTTCCCCattttcagctcgaggacgagctgatcgtcgagggggggagagatgtcatgtacggCCGCACTTACAGTCGCCGTCGTGACGCCAGGAGGGCTGCAGATCGCGCAGCCAAGGCAGGCGCCACAATCAGTGGCTAAGTTTAGAAAGATAAGGATTAGTTTCCCTTTTGCATGCCTTAATCATAGGAGGGATTGGTTAAGATTAGTTTCCTTTTCATATGCCTTAATAATAGGAGAGATTGGTTAAGATTAGTTTCCTTTTCATATGCCTTAATCATAGGAGAGATTGGTTGAACCAGAGGCTATATATATGCCGTGTAATAGATTGGGAAATAATCAAGCAAGATCAATTATCCAAAACTGCTCTTCTCCCTTGCCTCTTTCAAGCCACCGGTGTGGAACCCCTCACGGTGAAGGTCTGGAGCGCGACTACGAACTGCATAGCCGCGGTCCAGCGACGTTGGGCGTCAAGGCGCTTGACAACCACCGACGACCCCGACACCACCTCCACTCCAGCCTCTGGGGCCATCTACCACAACACCATGGTCCCCGTTCGCCGGAGGTTGGGACACCAACACCCTCGCTGTCGCCTACAGCACCATGGCGCTGGCTCCACCATCCTCTGACTGGGTCATCGACTCCGGTGCATCCTATCACACCACTCCCACTACAGGCATGCTATCTCACTCCCACCCACCCCTTCCACACACCCCACCTCGATCgtcgtaggcaacgggtccactcTTCCCGTCACCTCTGTAGGTACCTCGGTTCTCCCTGGACCGTTCtacctcaacgatgttctcgtagcCCCTCACATCACTCACAATCTCCTTTCTGTCCGTCGGTTCACCACCGACAATtcttgttccattgagtttgaccctactggtttttctgtgaaggatctggccaccaggaccccaCTCGCCCGATGTGACAGCGTCGGGCCCCTCTACACACTCCGGTCGTCGTCCACCAGCGTGTCTCCACCTCCCATCCTGGTCTCCaccacttggcatcgtcgtctcgggCACCCAGGACCTGACGTCATGACCAAGCTTTCTAGCACTTTAGATTCTTGTAATAGGGGACATTCTGAgggcctctgtcatgcttgtcagcttgGCCGCCATACCCGTCTCCCTTTTACTACATCTTCTTCTAGGGCTGCGCAGGCTTTTGACCTAGTTCACTGTGACCTatggacctcccctgtactcagtctgTTTGGATAcaaatactatttggtgattttggatgatttttcccacttctTATGGACTTTTCCTCTTCGCTTGAGGTCAGACATGTTTCCCACCCTCACTTCTTCACCTGGGTCTCCACCCGGTTCCATCGCCCATCCGTGCAATGCAGTGTGATAATGGCCGCGAGTTTGACAACCATGCCTCTCGTCGTTCTTCCTCGCCAGTGGCGTCCaattgcgtctctcgtgcccctacacctctgccCAGAACGGTCGTGCTGAGCGAATGATTCGCACTACCACCAACATGATCCGATGCCTCCTCTTCCAGGCATCTCTCCCCGCCAGCTACTGGGCAGGGGCTCTTCACACCGCTACCCACCTCCTCAATCGCCTCCCATCGAAGGCGGCGAGCCACCCCACCCCACTTCGCCCTTTACGACACGACCCCCTCCTACGACCACCTTCGTGTGTTCGGATGTGCCTGCTATCCCAACACTTCCGCTTCTGCTCCTCATAAGCTGTCTCCACGCTCCACCCGCTGCCTCTTCCTTGGCTACgctcctgaccacaaggggtatcgctGTCTAGACCTCACCACCCATTgcgtcatcatctctcgtcatgtcgtcttcggcgaagatgtgtttccccttgccggCTCCTCCCCACCCACCGGCCTGGACTCCCTCCTTGAGTCCGATCCGAGTACCCATCCCCCCGACACCTCACGTCGTGTCATCGGCCCCCTAATTATAGACAAATTAAAGTATCACCTTTAGTTTCCGATTAGAAAGGATAATCTAGTAAACCAATATTTGATTATTCTCGAAAACTGAGAATATAATGTTGTTAAGATATAGAAAATTTCATTACAAAACTAACGCCACTGGAACAGAGTAAAACAGAGTTAAAATGTGTAAGGTGTGGATTATACAAATTTCTAGGTTATTCAATATTAATTTTATACATAAAATAACTTCTAGGGGCTAAACTGCAAAATACagatttatttttatttattttaattgATTAATGGACGGAGGGTTGAATACTATTGAGATTAGGGGCTCATTTGTAAGATGTCTAGCCGAAGAGGTATCGTCTTATATGGACCGTCCGATCAGAAATCTGCGACGCTGATTAAATCGCATCTCTGATGAACCCGCACTCGCCCTCACCCGCAAGATCCAAGATCCATGACCTAATATCTCCCTCACCACGATCACGTTCGATCTAATCTCGATGGCGTGGATTTAGTGTGGCGAAGGGTTATCCAGGCATCTAATCATGATCGTTGGTTGGAGATCAATGGTCGAGGACCTCTACCAATACCCCAGCCAGAAGAACGGCGTGGCACAACTTCCCACGGCGGGGCCCTTCGCCGGCGAGATAACCAACCGACGCCCAAACGCACCATCCTACGAACGGATAGGTTCTACGCGTAGAACGGAGCAAAGCGAGTTGATCAACGTAAATATTACTAGTGATTGCGTTGCAGAGAGGTTCGTCCACGGTGTAGCGCGGCGTGGCCGCAACCTCTAAGCTCCGACGAGCAATTGGTGCGGCACCGGTCACCCGGCCAGGCTGGTGATAGCACGATCCTCCTCCACGTGCTTTGACGAGGCTCCCCGACCACTCCTCTGGTTAGGAGCAACAACGAAGTAGAGATGAGCGCGCGACGGCGATCTCCACGGCGGATCTCTCCTCTCTGTGTTCGCTCAGTGCTTCGCTGTGGTCTCTCGGCCCCGACGCCTCCTGGAATTGATGAATTGTCGGGCACCACAGCCGACAGATATAGGTGTCAAGAGGTAGGATTGGGGCCCATCGAATCCTAACCATCGAGATCATTTCGTAACAACCTACGCCCTGCTCGCTCGACCAGTGGAAGACGGAGCTGCCATTGGGGCCCACACGACAGTCGCGGTGAATGTGGAGGCCTTCTTACGCGGGCGCTGGTGAGTCTGTCCTGGGTGCCCCACGTGTCGGTGAGTGTGGGAGCAACTTAGGGCGCGCACGTGAGGAGACCCGAACGGGGTGTTAAGGTTGGTTGACgcactgggcccgcatgtcggtgcCTAGGCAGGTGTGGGCGAGTTGGCAGCTGAGCAGTTGTGCATGGAGTTGGGCCACACGGTGTAGGTTTGGGCCGAGCGGTGTGGTTGGAGTGGGCTAACTGAGGTCGAATACCGtttccccttttcttttcttatttcgtTTTATGTTTTGTTTCCTATTATTAGATTCAAATTCGAATCCGAATTCCGATCTGTGCACAGAGAAATAAGAAAACCCCGCAGCATGCGATGCAACTatactttatttatttatttgctaaTTGTTTAAATAAATGCTCCTAAACACAACCTTTCAACACATCAacatagccttttagtcccaagcaagttggggtaggctagaattgaaacccaacaagatgtcaccaaaaagagaaagagagagaaaggggaggggaaaagcttttgagagcactaaaaggaaaaaggcctaatcacgggtcgggcacgtagatagcttctttccaagcacttctatccaaacacagctccattgggatattccattccttcaagtcccttttgattgcctcctcccatgtcaagtttgatcgacctctacctctcttcacattattgtcCCGTCTTATGATGCTTCTATGCACCGGTGCTTCCAGGGGTCTCCGGTGGACAtgcccaaaccatctcaaccggtgttgaataagcttttcttcaattggcGCTACTCCTAGCTAATCGCGTATGTCATCATTTCTCATTCGGTCCAATCTTGTGTGCCCACATATCcaacgcaacatacgcatctctgcgacacttagttgttggatatGTCATCTCTTAGTCGGCCAACACTCAGCCCCATATAACATAGCAGGCCTAATCGTTGCTCGTGTAGAATTTGCCTTTCAATTTCTGTGGCACTCTCGTCATACAGGACTCCCGATGCTTGATGCCATTTCATCCATCCCGCTTTGATTCTATGgttaacatcttcatcaatatcaccaTCTCTCTGTAGCATCGATCCCAAATAACGGAAGGTGTCCTTCTTTGGTACTACCTAGCCTCCCAAGCTTACATCTCCATCCTCACTAATTGTAGTACCAAAGCCACATCTCATGTACTCGGTTTTGGTCCTGCTAATTCTAAATCATTTTGACTCTAGGGTCTGACGCCATAACTCTAGCAACCTTTAGTGAAAAGAATATTCACTTAATTAAAAGAAGACATTTCTATTATTTCTTTTTTAATGAACTTTTAGTTTTCAAACTCTAATTTTTTTCACTTACCAAAATTTAATATTACAACTTATTTACTTTGGGgaagcatgctttataaagaAATAAATATATTATAAAAGATATTTTAACCCGAATCTCTTGGAGAGACTTTAATCCTGGCCTAAGATTTTGGGTGCTACATCTAGCCTAATGGTTTAGGCTTTCGAGTAGCACCTGTAGGTCTCGGGTTCGATCCCCCTCGGGGCGAATTTTTGGCTTGGTTAAAAAAGCTCTCGCTATGCCCCGCCGGCTCCCGAGTTATGTCCTGCACGCCACCCTTCGATTGACTGGGCCTTTGCAGAGTGGGTGGTGACAGCCCGCTAGTGATGGGGGCCATGATTCGGGGATTTTCTTGACCGAGACCATGTTTTGGTCTCTTAATATAATACCAGGAgagcggtctttccctccccgacCGAGTTTTTTAGAGACGTTAGATCTGAGATGGATGATGATTTAACATGTGCACCAAATTCCCATGTAAACCAGATATGTTCTCTTGTGTATATATGCATCCATGGTAATGCAATAGAGCAGTTAGTTCACTGCAGCAGCACTCTCATGCAGCAGCACCAGCACTTtccttgtgtgtgtgtgttctgTGCTCACCTCACTGTTCCTCTTCTACCTCTAGCCTAGCCAAAGTGTTGTGTGTGAGTTTGAGTGAGGTACTCACTTGTGTGGGCCGGCTTGATCCTAACACATGTGAGCTTGCATGTTTCCTTGATCAGTACAGTTTTTACTCCTTATGAACATCTTGCTGCAATGAACTCACCTATTCTAGTCACTACTGGTCAAATGGTCCTGATTGGTATGCATGGTAGTAGCCATTCTTTAACTGGACATGGAATCAGTCTCTTAGTCTCTGTTGAGATGGTACACTAAACATATTGTCACAGTAGCTAGTAAAGCTGTGGTGCTTATGCTTCTTATAGTTGAATCAAATGAAGGAGATACTAGTCTTACTGTTATGATACACTGTTACTGCTGCTGTTTCAGGGGAACATTTCGCTATGCTAGTGTTCATGCACATCTTGGGAGAACAGGTAGCAGGAGGGATGATTTAGAATCTCTAGCATATACACTAGTCTTTCTTCTACGAGGATGTCTACCTTGGCAAGGTTATCAGGTAAAATATAGGATCCTCCAGCCACTTGTATTGATTTGAGTGATGTATATGTGTACTTGATGTTTATTTTGCATCTATAGGGTGACAACAAAAGCTTCCTTGTCTGCAAGAAGAAAATGGCCACCTTTCCAGTATCTCTCTGTTGCTTTTGCCCACATCCTTTCAGAAAGTTTGTAGAGTATGTTGTCAACTTGAAGTTTGATGAAGAACCCGACTATGCAAAATGTGCATCACTTTTTCATAGTGTACTAAGTGTAGTAGGTTCAAATCCAGATGTCAGACCAATTAACACTGATGGTGCTCAGAAGGTATGTTCATATTTTGCATCTGTCATTTAAAAACACATTATTTTGGTTTTTTCTAACCTCCCTTGCATCTTCTCTAAAGCTTATACATCAATTTGGTCAAAAGAGAGGCCGATTTTTTATAGAGGAAGAAGCAGATGAACAACCAAAGAAGAAGATCAGGGTGGGAATGCCTGCAACACAGTGGATAAGTGTCTATAATGGCAGAGTACCTATGAAACAAAGGTACTCTTAGAAGAACTGAAAGTTTAGTTAAATTGTTAACGTACCATGTGTCTTTGTGGCTGAGCCAAAGTAATTCAACGAATTCACTGGGTACTGCAGGTACCACTACAATGTTTCAGATTCAAGAGTTGGACAGCACATCGAAAAAGGGAATGCCGATGGACTGTTTATCAGTTGCATAACATCTTGTTCCGATCTATGGGCTCTAATCATGGATGCTGGAACTGGTTTCACATCCCAAATTTATGAGCTCATTCCACATTTCCTTCACAAAGTGAGTGATCTACACCTTGGTTCATTCTATATAACTTTTACAAAATAACCACTTTGTCAAGTAAAGTTACTAAGTAAGCTATTATCTTCTCTACATTGCCAAATCTAATGGCGGTTTATTTCCATGTGAAGGAATGGGTAATGGACCAATGGGAGAGGGACTACTATATAACTGCGGTTGCTGGGGCAAACAATGGCAGCTCGTTGGTAGTGATGTCTAAAGGTAAAGCAGCTAAAGCTTGCAGCAGTGTCTTAGTATATGAATATTCTTTTGACTATAGTTATATCTATCCAGGCACAAAGTACACACAACAATCCTACAAAGTTAGCAATAGTTTCCCCTACAAATGGATAAACAAGAAATGGCAAGATGGTTTCTATGTAACTTCCATGGCAACTGCTGGAAGTAGGTGGGCTGTTGTCATGTCTCATAATGCTGGGTTTTCTAATCAGGTAGCATTTTTTCCACTTCATCAGTCCCTCCTCAGTTTTTTATTTTTACACTTAGGTTAAGTACGATATATTTCTTATCAATGTTTTCAAGTTGATTCGTGCAGCTACCGACTAGTAGACTAGTCGAGACTAGTCGTGACTAGTCGAACATAAGTCGGTGATTATATTTTTATTATAACTTTCTATATATGCTAAGACTAAAAACATGTTGGAACACTAAAAAACTCGACCTACGGGGGATAAGACCGCCCCCAcgacattatattaagaagacctcacgcaggtcgagaaaacccccgaacccctgccccacccttacacagcggcaccgtagcccatgtgagaatgAGCGCGActgagccttagacctgtgctttggcgtgggacaggcgaggggattttttaaccacagcctgaaagTTCGCTCCCACGGGAAGtcggacctgaggagtgctactcatacCACATAACCAACTCGGTTAGAGACCCTTTCGCCTGGAACACTAAAAAACACCTTGTTTAGTATATTTTCATCTATCTCcatcttctacaatatatcattaaATATTGAATATAGTCTTATAGAAAGTCTTCTATTGTTCTCTCTAGTTTCAAAGAATTTGTTTGGATTCAAAAACAAAGTTGTTCTATACAGATTGGTATCCATCTGACTATCCCACCTCTTATCAACAATAGAAATTACTTCATCTGCTTGCCAAAATGCAAGAGTGACAAACAACACGTGCATTTCCTACTTCAGTGTTCTTCAATTTGCTCTCACACCATTCATTACTAACAAAGAGATTTTTCAACCCTTGTCTTTGTTTGCACATATTAGCCAATGTAAGGAAGGATGTTGCAAACAGAGTAGTTGCATGCCTCACAAGATCTCTATCATTTGTCTTGGTCCTCATCAAGTCATGAATCATTCCATATCCATAGATAAATAAGGTAGAAAACTTGTCCATTAGCATCCTACCTACCAGGGTTGAGATGGCTGGGTGGGCTCACATTTTTATACATGGGCCCGAATAAGTCGCCTGACTCAACTGCTGTGACTAGTCGAGCGACTAGTAGAGAAAGTCGAGTCGTTCAGATCGACTATCACCTCTGCACCGACTTCTCGACTAGTCGCCCGACTTTAAAACCTCGTTTCTTATTGAACTATTGGCATTTACTTTCCAGGTGGTTGAACTGGATTTCTTGTATCCCAGCGAGGGAATTCATAAAAGGTGGGACAGGGGTTACTGGATAACCGCAGCTCCTGCTACTTGTGATCAGGCTGCTTTCGTTTTAAGTGTACCAAGGAGGCGACTTACAGATGAAACCCAAGAGACACTGAGGACAATTAATTTCCCTAGTAAACATGTGAAGGTTAACAAGCCTGCAGTAGTACCTCATTCAGTATCTTATCTGCAACTGACGGCTGGTTCTGACAAAATGTACTCTTGTTTCATTGCAGGACAAATGGTCTAAGAATCTCTACCTAGCATCGGTATGCTATGGTCGTACTATATCCTAGGGATCTTTTCGAGCGGAATCCTGCCAGCACCATCTTTTGACGTAGGTAGTTCACTGTAGCAGCTCCTATGTGCGGGTATCCTGAGTCGTGTTGCGAAGGCGTCTGCTATCGTTCTTGATTATAGACTAGCATATCATGTACAACAGTACATGTTTTGTACTACCTCTGTTCTCGAATGTTTGTCGCCTGTGTTGAATGCAATTTTTGTGGAGCTGTTAGAGCAGGAGATATCCAGAGCCACCTGCCAGAAGAAAGCAGAGGaagaaaaaaacaaaacaaattATTAGTCGGTGTATGGATATACAGTGATATACGGCCAGAAAAAGTGGAAGAAGAGCACCCCTACAAGCATCTACGGATGACCAAATTGGCATGGCCACAAGCACGGAAGTTTATTAGGATTATTATTCATTTAGATTAAATTAGTTCCTATTTTCTAGAGTAAGTCAGTTTTATGTTTGGTCAGGGATAAACTAGAAAGTGAAGTTGTTTAGATATTTATGGAGTCGGTTCCTATTTTCTAGGGTGAGTCGGTTGTAGATGGATTATAAAGCCTTATTGTAATAATGCAGAGAGGGCAAGACCTACAGTTATCATTTCATTTAATCTAGTATCTATTATCTTCATTCCTCTTTGGTGCTTTGCCGAGAAAAGCATTCGAGTTTCTCTGCGAAAGTGAGATCAACGCCTGCTGCTCAACCAATTTCTGGTGGCAACAGACGCCTGCTGCTCAACCAATTTCTGGTAGCAACagatttggcgactccgctggggagcgA of Zea mays cultivar B73 chromosome 8, Zm-B73-REFERENCE-NAM-5.0, whole genome shotgun sequence contains these proteins:
- the LOC100384745 gene encoding casein kinase 1-like protein HD16 isoform X2, translating into MPVLRSAARRAREAQGHPAAADEKAPEAAAAALAAAPAPPPVEKRRRVTRAEEREREEIRPREVVAGEGGDDEGERGMDEPDSAARSADKLTFDDEDGPTVPEAVQVGSSPKYRVDRKLGKGGFGQVYVGHRMSATGPGAVEVALKFEHRTSKGCHYGPPYEWTAYNAIGGIHGFPRVHYKGRQGDYFVMVMDMLGPSLWDVWNNKSHIMSVEMVSCIAIEAICILEKLHSKGYVHGDVKPENFLLGTPGTPEEKKLFLVDLGLATKWKDIATGRHVKYDQRSDVFRGTFRYASVHAHLGRTGSRRDDLESLAYTLVFLLRGCLPWQGYQGDNKSFLVCKKKMATFPVSLCCFCPHPFRKFVEYVVNLKFDEEPDYAKCASLFHSVLSVVGSNPDVRPINTDGAQKRGRFFIEEEADEQPKKKIRVGMPATQWISVYNGRVPMKQRYHYNVSDSRVGQHIEKGNADGLFISCITSCSDLWALIMDAGTGFTSQIYELIPHFLHKEWVMDQWERDYYITAVAGANNGSSLVVMSKGTKYTQQSYKVSNSFPYKWINKKWQDGFYVTSMATAGSRWAVVMSHNAGFSNQVVELDFLYPSEGIHKRWDRGYWITAAPATCDQAAFVLSVPRRRLTDETQETLRTINFPSKHVKDKWSKNLYLASVCYGRTIS
- the LOC100384745 gene encoding Casein kinase 1-like protein HD16, whose amino-acid sequence is MPVLRSAARRAREAQGHPAAADEKAPEAAAAALAAAPAPPPVEKRRRVTRAEEREREEIRPREVVAGEGGDDEGERGMDEPDSAARSADKLTFDDEDGPTVPEAVQVGSSPKYRVDRKLGKGGFGQVYVGHRMSATGPGAVEVALKFEHRTSKGCHYGPPYEWTAYNAIGGIHGFPRVHYKGRQGDYFVMVMDMLGPSLWDVWNNKSHIMSVEMVSCIAIEAICILEKLHSKGYVHGDVKPENFLLGTPGTPEEKKLFLVDLGLATKWKDIATGRHVKYDQRSDVFRGTFRYASVHAHLGRTGSRRDDLESLAYTLVFLLRGCLPWQGYQGDNKSFLVCKKKMATFPVSLCCFCPHPFRKFVEYVVNLKFDEEPDYAKCASLFHSVLSVVGSNPDVRPINTDGAQKLIHQFGQKRGRFFIEEEADEQPKKKIRVGMPATQWISVYNGRVPMKQRYHYNVSDSRVGQHIEKGNADGLFISCITSCSDLWALIMDAGTGFTSQIYELIPHFLHKEWVMDQWERDYYITAVAGANNGSSLVVMSKGTKYTQQSYKVSNSFPYKWINKKWQDGFYVTSMATAGSRWAVVMSHNAGFSNQVVELDFLYPSEGIHKRWDRGYWITAAPATCDQAAFVLSVPRRRLTDETQETLRTINFPSKHVKDKWSKNLYLASVCYGRTIS
- the LOC100384745 gene encoding casein kinase 1-like protein HD16 isoform X1, with the protein product MPVLRSAARRAREAQGHPAAADEKAPEAAAAALAAAPAPPPVEKRRRVTRAEEREREEIRPREVVAGEGGDDEGERGMDEPDSAARSADKLTFDDEDGPTVPEAVQVGSSPKYRVDRKLGKGGFGQVYVGHRMSATGPGAVEVALKFEHRTSKGCHYGPPYEWTAYNAIGGIHGFPRVHYKGRQGDYFVMVMDMLGPSLWDVWNNKSHIMSVEMVSCIAIEAICILEKLHSKGYVHGDVKPENFLLGTPGTPEEKKLFLVDLGLATKWKDIATGRHVKYDQRSDVFRGTFRYASVHAHLGRTGSRRDDLESLAYTLVFLLRGCLPWQGYQGDNKSFLVCKKKMATFPVSLCCFCPHPFRKFVEYVVNLKFDEEPDYAKCASLFHSVLSVVGSNPDVRPINTDGAQKLIHQFGQKRGRFFIEEEADEQPKKKIRVGMPATQWISVYNGRVPMKQRYHYNVSDSRVGQHIEKGNADGLFISCITSCSDLWALIMDAGTGFTSQIYELIPHFLHKEWVMDQWERDYYITAVAGANNGSSLVVMSKGKAAKACSSVLVYEYSFDYSYIYPGTKYTQQSYKVSNSFPYKWINKKWQDGFYVTSMATAGSRWAVVMSHNAGFSNQVVELDFLYPSEGIHKRWDRGYWITAAPATCDQAAFVLSVPRRRLTDETQETLRTINFPSKHVKDKWSKNLYLASVCYGRTIS